A part of Mustelus asterias unplaced genomic scaffold, sMusAst1.hap1.1 HAP1_SCAFFOLD_311, whole genome shotgun sequence genomic DNA contains:
- the LOC144486300 gene encoding histone H2A-like: protein MSGRGKSGGKARAKAKSRSSRAGLQFPVGRVHRHLRKGNYAERVGAGAPVYLAAVLEYLTAEILELAGNAARDNKKTRIIPRHLQLAVRNDEELNKLLGGVTIAQGGVLPNIQAVLLPKKTSAASSKSK, encoded by the coding sequence atgtctggaagaggaaagaGCGGCGGCAAAGCTCGGGCCAAGGCCAAGTCTCGCTCCTCCCGGGCTGGACTGCAGTTCCCGGTGGGCCGTGTTCACAGGCACCTGAGAAAGGGCAACTATGCTGAGCGTGTGGGTGCCGGAGCCCCGGTCTATCTGGCTGCTGTGCTCGAGTATCTGACcgctgaaatcctggagctggccgggaacgcggcccgggacaacaagaagacccgcatcatccccagacacctgcagctggccgtccgcaacgacgaggagctcaacaagctgctgggaggagtgACCATCGCTCAGGGCGGGGTGCTGCCTAATATCCAGGCCGTGCTGCTGCCCAAGAAAACTTCTGCGGCCTCGTCCAAGAGCAAGTGA
- the LOC144486295 gene encoding histone H2B type 1-L-like yields MGGSKAEQLVLRSSERDSVILCLKLTVTMVDEKKAPVAKKGAKKTQKKLPAKGGKKRKRSRKESYSIYVYKVMKQVHPDTGISSKAMSIMNSFVNDIFERIAREASRLAHYNKRSTISSREIQTAVRLLLPGELAKHAVSEGTKAVTKYTSSK; encoded by the exons ATGGGCGGAAGTAAAGCAGAGCAGTTGGTGCTG AGGAGTTCCGAGCGCGACTCAGTGATTCTGTGTCTGAAATTAACTGTGACAATGGTGGATGAGAAGAAAGCGCCGGTTGCCAAGAAGGGCGCTAAAAAAACGCAGAAAAAGCTGCCAGCAAAGGGCGGCAAGAAGAGGAAAAGATCcaggaaggagagttactccatctacgtctacaaagtgatgaagcaggttcaccctgacaccggcatctcctccaaggccatgagcatcatgaactcgttcgtgaacgatattttcgagcgcatcgcgcgtgaggcttcccgcctggcccattacaacaagcgcagcaccatcagctcccgggagatccagaccgccgtgcgcctgctgctgcccggggaactggccaagcacgccgtgtcggaagggacaaaggcggtgaccaagtacaccagctccaagtaa